A genomic stretch from Candidatus Nitrososphaera gargensis Ga9.2 includes:
- a CDS encoding DUF5679 domain-containing protein, which yields MATEAYCVKCKAKRTMKDEKKVTMKNGKPATQGVCPVCGTKMFKIGAK from the coding sequence ATGGCAACAGAAGCATACTGCGTCAAGTGCAAGGCCAAAAGAACAATGAAGGATGAGAAAAAAGTAACAATGAAGAACGGCAAGCCGGCGACCCAAGGTGTCTGCCCCGTCTGCGGAACCAAGATGTTCAAGATAGGCGCAAAGTAA
- a CDS encoding sulfurtransferase, with amino-acid sequence MRSLTPGAAKKKKTAKASTAGSAVPQLSIVCDADTLRSLVRKRTVRVVDVRKEDDYKQEHIPTAVSLPLARVLENDTPEKIVSIMEELGISDKMPVVVYDDTFGALAARVAWTFQYVGHSNTALLEMTFKQWKELGLETEKQVRAFPRAKHSLNINKDIYADASYVEAAKSQPGKLLVDSRERLNFLTEHIPGAKNIPYTMVGSNGNILRKADELKRFIENRGITDNAEIITYCGSVGTLSGLTYYALKLAGFQNVKLYPKSFKEWKALGKPKEEFKDATYWDLSAE; translated from the coding sequence GCCAGGTGCGGCAAAAAAGAAAAAAACAGCAAAAGCATCTACTGCGGGCTCTGCTGTCCCGCAGCTCTCCATAGTCTGCGACGCAGACACGCTGCGCTCGCTGGTGCGCAAAAGGACAGTCCGCGTGGTAGATGTGCGCAAGGAAGATGACTACAAGCAGGAACACATACCAACTGCGGTATCGCTGCCGCTTGCACGCGTGCTTGAAAACGACACACCGGAGAAAATAGTCAGCATCATGGAAGAGCTTGGAATATCGGACAAGATGCCTGTCGTAGTATATGACGACACGTTTGGCGCGCTTGCAGCAAGGGTCGCGTGGACGTTCCAGTACGTCGGCCACAGCAATACTGCGCTACTTGAGATGACCTTCAAGCAGTGGAAGGAGCTTGGGCTTGAGACTGAAAAGCAGGTGCGCGCATTTCCAAGAGCCAAGCATTCACTCAACATCAACAAGGACATCTATGCAGACGCCTCTTATGTCGAGGCGGCCAAATCGCAGCCAGGCAAATTGCTGGTCGATTCGCGTGAGCGGCTGAACTTTCTGACAGAGCACATACCGGGCGCAAAGAACATCCCATACACGATGGTGGGCTCTAATGGCAATATCTTGCGCAAGGCTGACGAGCTGAAAAGGTTCATTGAAAACCGTGGCATAACAGACAACGCCGAGATAATCACGTACTGTGGAAGCGTCGGCACCCTTTCCGGCCTTACCTACTATGCGCTCAAGCTGGCAGGGTTCCAGAATGTCAAGCTATACCCCAAGTCATTCAAAGAGTGGAAGGCCCTTGGCAAGCCAAAGGAAGAGTTCAAGGACGCCACATACTGGGACCTATCGGCAGAATAA
- a CDS encoding AAA family ATPase, with product MSKRLIICLTGMPGAGKSTVASFLKEKGFTAVTMGDAVREEAKRQGLEPTDVNLGKLMIKLRQDLGQGAVAHLALQKLARDGSRGNVVIDGIRSIPEVEVLKQVGYVKLLAIHASQDTRFKHLVDRGRSDAPANSDEFAGRDKRELSVGISEAIALADETISNNGLTLNQLKQRVCDIVKEWLEEAKSN from the coding sequence ATGTCCAAGAGGCTCATCATCTGTCTCACAGGCATGCCAGGTGCCGGCAAGTCGACTGTCGCGTCATTTCTCAAGGAAAAGGGCTTTACGGCTGTAACCATGGGCGACGCTGTTAGAGAAGAGGCGAAAAGGCAGGGACTTGAGCCTACCGATGTCAACCTCGGCAAGCTGATGATCAAACTCAGGCAGGACCTTGGACAGGGCGCAGTGGCTCACCTCGCCCTACAAAAGCTGGCAAGGGACGGCAGCCGCGGTAATGTTGTCATTGACGGCATACGCAGCATACCTGAAGTCGAAGTTCTAAAGCAAGTCGGGTACGTGAAACTTTTGGCGATACACGCGTCGCAGGACACCCGCTTTAAGCACTTGGTGGATAGGGGCAGGTCAGACGCTCCGGCAAACAGCGACGAGTTTGCCGGCCGAGACAAGCGCGAGCTTTCTGTCGGGATAAGCGAGGCGATCGCGCTGGCAGACGAAACGATATCTAACAACGGCCTGACGCTGAACCAGCTGAAGCAGCGTGTATGCGACATCGTCAAGGAGTGGCTAGAGGAGGCCAAGAGCAATTGA
- a CDS encoding RNA-binding domain-containing protein, translating to MKRLAIGSPVELKVEAPVNPSEDPQKVIDAIETIIESCSPEFRYGSRVIGRAAGIEPLSVLYEQVRSRSTMGVLRRMLLDNRAGDSTWFLLNKQAATAGIAVIIDEEQESPLGPIRVTISCEELDTLIDWLVPET from the coding sequence TTGAAAAGGCTGGCAATAGGGTCACCAGTAGAGCTTAAGGTCGAGGCGCCTGTCAACCCCTCTGAAGATCCGCAAAAGGTCATCGACGCGATTGAAACGATAATAGAAAGTTGCTCGCCAGAGTTTCGTTACGGCAGCAGGGTCATAGGCAGGGCTGCCGGGATCGAGCCCTTGTCGGTGCTGTACGAGCAGGTGCGATCCAGATCCACGATGGGAGTGCTGCGAAGGATGCTGCTTGACAACCGCGCCGGTGACAGCACGTGGTTTTTGCTCAACAAGCAGGCAGCAACCGCTGGAATTGCAGTGATCATCGATGAAGAGCAGGAGTCGCCCCTTGGGCCGATCAGGGTGACAATAAGCTGTGAGGAGCTGGACACCCTTATAGACTGGCTGGTCCCTGAGACATAG